A genomic region of Aureimonas populi contains the following coding sequences:
- a CDS encoding OmpA family protein codes for MKKTIAASASLAILAGCTTSNPYTGEQQISRAAAGTGIGAGVGALGGYLVGEVAGVDRGRAALLGAGIGALSGGGIGVYMDRQEADLRAQLQGTGVSVTRVGDRIVLNMPSNITFATDQDQVRSEFYPTLTSVAIVLNKYDQSIVDVVGHTDNVGSAQYNFGLSQRRASSVAGFLQNQGVNGRRLNVQGQGLSQPVASNATEQGRAQNRRVEISISPLQAG; via the coding sequence ATGAAGAAAACCATCGCCGCCTCAGCCTCTCTGGCCATTCTCGCCGGCTGCACCACCAGCAATCCCTATACGGGTGAGCAGCAGATTTCGAGGGCGGCCGCCGGCACCGGCATCGGCGCGGGCGTCGGCGCGCTCGGCGGCTATCTCGTGGGCGAGGTGGCGGGCGTGGACCGCGGCCGCGCCGCGCTTCTGGGCGCGGGCATCGGCGCGCTGAGCGGCGGCGGCATCGGCGTCTACATGGACCGGCAGGAGGCCGACCTCCGCGCCCAGCTCCAGGGCACGGGCGTCTCGGTCACGCGCGTCGGCGACCGCATCGTGCTCAACATGCCCTCCAACATCACCTTCGCCACCGACCAGGACCAGGTCCGTTCCGAGTTCTACCCGACCCTCACCTCGGTCGCGATCGTCCTCAACAAGTACGACCAGTCCATCGTGGATGTCGTGGGCCACACCGACAATGTCGGCTCGGCGCAGTACAATTTCGGCCTCTCCCAGCGCCGCGCCTCCAGCGTCGCGGGCTTCCTCCAGAACCAGGGCGTCAACGGCCGCCGCCTGAACGTGCAGGGCCAGGGCCTTTCGCAGCCCGTCGCCTCCAACGCCACCGAGCAGGGCCGCGCGCAGAACCGCCGCGTCGAAATCTCGATCTCGCCGCTTCAGGCCGGCTGA
- a CDS encoding aspartate-semialdehyde dehydrogenase — protein MGYKIAVVGATGNVGREMLSILDERGFPADEVVALASRRSQGTEVSFGDRTLKVKALESYDWAGTDICLMSAGGSVAKDWAPKIAAQGVVVIDNSSAFRYDSDVPLIVPEVNADAVSGFTRRNIIANPNCSTAQLVVALKPLHDKATIKRVVVSTYQSVSGAGKDGMDELFEQSRAVFVADPTTNRKFTKRIAFNVIPHIDVFMEDGSTKEEWKVMAETKKMLDPKIKVTCTAVRVPVFIGHSEAVNIEFENPITAEEARAILREAPGCLVIDKHEDGGYVTPIESAGEDATYISRIREDQTLENGLNLWVVADNLRKGAALNAVQIAELLVNRRLLQNRKAA, from the coding sequence ATGGGCTACAAGATCGCTGTCGTGGGCGCGACCGGCAATGTCGGGCGCGAAATGCTTTCCATCCTCGACGAGCGCGGCTTCCCCGCCGACGAGGTGGTGGCGCTCGCCTCGCGGCGCAGCCAGGGCACGGAGGTCTCCTTCGGCGACAGGACGCTGAAGGTGAAGGCGCTGGAAAGCTACGACTGGGCGGGCACGGACATCTGCCTGATGTCGGCCGGCGGCTCGGTCGCCAAGGATTGGGCACCGAAGATCGCAGCGCAGGGCGTCGTCGTCATCGATAATTCCTCCGCCTTCCGCTACGATTCCGACGTGCCGCTGATCGTGCCGGAGGTGAACGCGGACGCCGTGTCCGGCTTCACCCGCCGCAACATCATCGCCAACCCCAACTGCTCGACGGCCCAGCTCGTGGTGGCGCTCAAGCCCCTGCACGACAAGGCCACCATCAAGCGCGTCGTCGTCTCCACCTACCAGTCGGTCTCCGGCGCGGGCAAGGACGGCATGGACGAGCTGTTCGAGCAGTCGCGCGCCGTCTTCGTGGCGGACCCCACCACCAACAGGAAGTTCACCAAGCGTATCGCCTTCAACGTCATCCCCCATATCGACGTCTTCATGGAGGACGGCTCCACCAAGGAGGAGTGGAAGGTGATGGCCGAGACCAAGAAGATGCTGGACCCGAAGATCAAGGTGACGTGCACGGCCGTGCGCGTACCCGTCTTCATCGGCCATTCGGAGGCGGTGAACATCGAGTTCGAGAACCCGATCACAGCGGAGGAGGCGCGGGCCATCCTGCGCGAGGCGCCGGGATGCCTCGTCATCGACAAGCACGAGGATGGCGGCTACGTGACGCCGATCGAGAGCGCGGGCGAGGATGCCACCTACATCTCGCGCATCCGCGAGGACCAGACGCTGGAGAACGGGCTCAATTTGTGGGTCGTGGCCGACAATCTGCGCAAGGGCGCGGCGCTGAACGCGGTGCAGATCGCCGAGCTTCTCGTCAACCGGCGCCTGCTGCAGAACCGCAAGGCCGCCTGA
- a CDS encoding MFS transporter → MTKEERKVIIASSLGTVFEWYDFYLYGSLAAIIAAQFFAGVNPTAGFIFALLAFAAGFAVRPFGALVFGRLGDLVGRKYTFLITIVIMGLSTFIVGLLPTYNQIGFVAPVLLIILRLLQGLALGGEYGGAVVYVAEHSPNGKRGYFTAWIQTTATMGLFLSLIIILGTRTYLGEEAFQAWGWRIPFLISIILLAISVWIRTKLNESPLFKKMKAEGKGSKSPLKESFANWPNLKIVLLALFGLTAGQAVVWYVGQFYALFFLTQTLKVDGPTANIMMAIALLLGTPFFLIFGALSDRIGRKAVIMAGLGLAVVTLFPAFQMLTQVVNPQLASAQASAPVHVTADPATCSFQFNPVGTSAFTSSCDIAKAFLARNAVNYDNIAAPAGSVATVQIGDVTIESFEGGALSAEERTARTAEFSTAATDAIRAAGYPAAANPDEVNYVATVAILFFLILLVTMVYGPIAAYLVELFPTRIRYTSMSLPYHIGNGWFGGFLPTTSFAIVAATGNIYSGLWYPVIIAAMSFVIGMLFLKDTRHVDIHNLD, encoded by the coding sequence ATGACGAAAGAGGAGAGGAAGGTCATCATCGCCTCCTCCCTCGGCACCGTCTTCGAATGGTACGATTTTTACCTGTACGGTTCGCTGGCGGCGATCATCGCGGCGCAATTCTTCGCGGGCGTGAACCCGACGGCGGGCTTCATCTTCGCCCTTCTCGCCTTCGCCGCGGGCTTTGCCGTGCGCCCGTTCGGCGCGCTGGTGTTCGGGCGCCTGGGCGACCTGGTGGGGCGCAAGTACACGTTCCTGATCACCATCGTCATCATGGGCCTGTCGACCTTCATCGTCGGCCTCCTGCCCACCTACAACCAGATCGGCTTCGTCGCTCCGGTGCTGCTGATCATCCTGCGCCTGCTGCAGGGCCTTGCGCTGGGCGGGGAATATGGCGGCGCGGTCGTCTACGTGGCCGAGCACTCGCCCAACGGCAAGCGCGGCTACTTCACCGCCTGGATCCAGACCACGGCGACGATGGGCCTGTTCCTCTCGCTCATCATCATCCTGGGCACGCGCACCTATCTGGGCGAAGAGGCCTTCCAGGCCTGGGGCTGGCGCATTCCGTTCCTGATCTCGATCATCCTCCTGGCGATCTCGGTCTGGATCCGCACCAAGCTGAACGAAAGCCCGCTGTTCAAGAAGATGAAGGCGGAGGGCAAGGGCTCCAAGAGCCCGCTGAAGGAATCCTTCGCCAACTGGCCCAACCTCAAGATCGTGCTTCTGGCGCTGTTCGGCCTTACCGCCGGGCAGGCCGTGGTCTGGTATGTGGGCCAGTTCTACGCGCTGTTCTTCCTGACGCAGACGCTGAAGGTGGACGGGCCGACCGCCAACATCATGATGGCGATCGCGCTGCTCCTGGGCACGCCCTTCTTCCTGATCTTCGGCGCCCTGTCGGACAGGATCGGGCGCAAGGCGGTGATCATGGCGGGCCTGGGGCTGGCGGTGGTGACGCTGTTCCCCGCCTTCCAGATGCTGACGCAGGTGGTGAATCCGCAGCTTGCCAGCGCCCAGGCGAGCGCCCCGGTGCACGTCACGGCCGACCCGGCGACCTGCTCGTTCCAGTTCAACCCGGTGGGCACCTCCGCCTTCACCTCGTCCTGCGACATCGCCAAGGCGTTCCTCGCGCGAAACGCGGTGAACTACGACAACATCGCCGCGCCGGCCGGCTCTGTCGCCACGGTGCAGATCGGCGACGTGACCATCGAGAGCTTCGAGGGGGGCGCCCTCTCGGCCGAGGAGCGCACGGCGCGCACGGCCGAGTTCTCCACGGCCGCCACCGATGCGATCCGCGCGGCGGGCTATCCGGCCGCCGCCAACCCGGACGAGGTGAACTATGTCGCGACGGTCGCGATCCTGTTCTTCCTCATCCTGCTCGTGACCATGGTCTACGGCCCCATCGCCGCCTATCTGGTGGAGCTGTTCCCCACGCGCATCCGCTACACCTCCATGTCGCTGCCCTACCATATCGGCAACGGCTGGTTCGGCGGCTTCCTGCCCACCACCTCCTTCGCCATCGTGGCGGCGACGGGCAACATCTATTCGGGCCTGTGGTATCCCGTCATCATCGCGGCCATGTCCTTCGTGATCGGCATGTTGTTCCTGAAGGACACGCGCCACGTGGACATCCACAATCTCGACTGA
- the leuB gene encoding 3-isopropylmalate dehydrogenase, whose amino-acid sequence MTTRKLLLLPGDGIGPEAMAEVEKLIAAINEEAGAGFESERALVGGSAYDAHGAAISDADMTLAMDADAVLFGAVGGPKWDGVPYESRPEAGLLRLRKDMGLFANLRPAICYPALAEASSLKRELVDGLDILILRELTGGVYFGEPKEIIDLGNGQKRGVDTQVYETYEIERIARAAFELARTRRGKVTSMEKRNVMKTGVLWNEVVTAVHGREYPDIALDHMLADAGGMKLVQNPKQFDVIVTDNLFGDMLSDIAAMLTGSLGMLPSASLGAPDEVTGKRRALYEPVHGSAPDIAGQGLANPIAMIASFAMMLRYSFEMVAEADALEAAIAAILDAGTRTGDIMAPGCRQVGTAEMGDAIVAAFRERLAA is encoded by the coding sequence ATGACCACGCGCAAGCTGCTTCTCCTGCCCGGCGACGGGATCGGCCCCGAGGCCATGGCCGAGGTCGAAAAGCTCATCGCCGCCATCAACGAGGAGGCCGGCGCGGGCTTCGAGAGCGAGCGGGCGCTCGTCGGCGGCAGCGCCTACGACGCGCATGGGGCGGCCATCTCCGACGCCGACATGACGCTGGCGATGGACGCGGACGCCGTGCTCTTCGGCGCCGTGGGCGGCCCGAAATGGGACGGCGTGCCCTACGAGTCGCGCCCCGAGGCCGGCCTCCTGCGCCTGCGCAAGGACATGGGGCTCTTCGCCAATCTGCGCCCCGCCATCTGCTATCCCGCGCTCGCCGAGGCCTCCTCGCTCAAGCGCGAGCTGGTGGACGGGCTCGACATCCTCATCCTGCGCGAGCTGACGGGCGGGGTCTATTTCGGCGAGCCGAAGGAGATCATCGATCTGGGCAACGGCCAGAAGCGCGGCGTGGACACCCAGGTCTACGAAACCTACGAGATCGAGCGCATCGCCCGCGCCGCCTTCGAGCTGGCGCGCACGCGCCGCGGCAAGGTCACGTCCATGGAAAAGCGCAACGTCATGAAGACGGGCGTCTTGTGGAACGAGGTCGTCACCGCCGTCCACGGGCGCGAATATCCCGACATCGCGCTCGACCACATGCTGGCGGACGCCGGCGGCATGAAGCTGGTGCAGAACCCCAAGCAGTTCGACGTCATCGTGACCGACAATCTCTTCGGCGACATGCTCTCCGACATCGCGGCCATGCTCACCGGCTCGCTCGGCATGTTGCCGTCCGCCTCGCTCGGCGCGCCGGACGAGGTCACTGGCAAGCGCCGCGCGCTCTACGAGCCGGTGCACGGCTCGGCGCCCGACATCGCCGGCCAGGGGCTGGCCAACCCCATCGCCATGATCGCCTCCTTCGCGATGATGCTGCGCTATTCCTTCGAGATGGTGGCCGAGGCCGACGCGCTGGAAGCGGCGATCGCGGCGATTCTGGACGCCGGCACGCGCACCGGCGACATCATGGCCCCCGGCTGCCGGCAGGTCGGCACCGCCGAGATGGGTGACGCCATCGTGGCGGCATTCCGCGAGAGGCTCGCCGCCTGA
- a CDS encoding RidA family protein yields MSRRLISTGSPFERQAGYSRAVVAGNWCFVSGTTGYDYKAMTMPDTAGDQAQAAFETIAAALAEAGFSMEDVVRVRYLVTDAGMADDVFAVSGRWLGEIRPAATLEVTGLLKPEMKVEIEATAYRP; encoded by the coding sequence ATGAGCCGGCGCCTCATCTCCACCGGCTCGCCCTTCGAGCGGCAGGCCGGCTATTCGCGCGCGGTCGTGGCCGGCAACTGGTGCTTCGTCTCCGGCACGACCGGCTACGACTACAAGGCCATGACGATGCCGGACACGGCGGGCGACCAGGCGCAGGCCGCCTTCGAGACCATCGCCGCCGCCCTCGCCGAGGCCGGCTTCTCGATGGAGGACGTGGTGCGCGTGCGCTACCTCGTGACCGATGCGGGGATGGCGGACGACGTCTTCGCCGTTTCCGGCCGCTGGCTGGGCGAGATCAGGCCGGCCGCCACGCTCGAGGTCACGGGCCTTCTCAAGCCCGAGATGAAGGTCGAGATCGAGGCGACGGCCTACCGCCCCTGA
- the leuD gene encoding 3-isopropylmalate dehydratase small subunit: protein MQKFDRLDGVAAPLPIVNIDTDMIIPKDYLKTIRRTGLGVGLFAELRYREDGSDNPDFVLNKPAYRQAQILVAGDNFGCGSSREHAPWALADFGIRCVIATSFADIFYNNCFQNGILPIRVSQEEWEALLSDAEKGANARLSVDLAAQEIRRPDGEVVSFEIEASRKHRLLNGLDDIGLTLTGAERIGAFEEKLASTRPWA, encoded by the coding sequence ATGCAGAAGTTCGACAGGCTGGACGGGGTGGCCGCGCCGCTGCCCATCGTCAACATCGACACCGACATGATCATCCCGAAGGATTATCTGAAGACGATCCGGCGCACCGGGCTGGGCGTCGGCCTCTTCGCCGAGCTTCGCTACAGGGAGGACGGCTCGGACAATCCCGATTTCGTGCTGAACAAGCCCGCCTACCGGCAGGCGCAGATCCTGGTGGCGGGAGACAATTTCGGCTGCGGCTCCTCGCGCGAGCACGCGCCCTGGGCGCTGGCCGATTTCGGCATACGATGCGTGATCGCCACCTCCTTCGCCGACATCTTCTACAACAACTGCTTCCAGAACGGCATCCTGCCCATCCGCGTCAGCCAGGAGGAGTGGGAAGCGCTTCTTTCCGACGCCGAGAAGGGGGCCAATGCCCGCCTCTCGGTGGATCTGGCCGCGCAGGAGATCCGCCGGCCCGACGGCGAGGTCGTCTCCTTCGAGATCGAGGCCTCGCGCAAGCACCGCCTGCTCAACGGGCTGGACGATATCGGCCTGACCCTCACGGGCGCCGAGCGCATCGGAGCCTTCGAGGAGAAGCTGGCCAGCACCCGGCCCTGGGCATGA
- a CDS encoding HpcH/HpaI aldolase/citrate lyase family protein → MMPAAPPRPLRSALFVPAAKPRALEKSAGLAVDALIFDLEDSAAREEKEGARERLAAQLAALPDGGPFRVARVNALGEGGAEDIAALSGLGAVLLPKVESAAMLAALDEGLTGAGAPEALELWAMVETPRGILAAQEIAAARLSRPVGALVVGPNDIVLSTGIRLSPGRPELVPWLMQVVLAAKAAGVAVLDGVYNDFRDAEGLARECAQARALGFAGKTLIHPNQIGAANAAFAPSAGEIAAAERIVAAFALPAHAGRGVISLDGRMVERLHLEEARALLAFRDRLEN, encoded by the coding sequence ATGATGCCCGCCGCCCCGCCCCGCCCGCTGCGCTCCGCCCTGTTCGTGCCGGCCGCCAAGCCCCGCGCGCTGGAGAAGAGCGCGGGGCTGGCGGTGGACGCGCTGATCTTCGACCTGGAGGATTCGGCGGCGCGCGAGGAGAAGGAGGGCGCGCGCGAGCGCCTGGCCGCCCAGCTGGCCGCCCTTCCCGACGGCGGCCCGTTCAGGGTGGCGCGCGTCAATGCGCTCGGCGAGGGCGGGGCGGAGGATATCGCCGCGCTCTCCGGGCTGGGCGCGGTGCTCTTGCCCAAGGTGGAGAGCGCGGCCATGCTGGCGGCCCTCGACGAGGGCCTGACCGGGGCGGGCGCGCCGGAGGCGTTGGAGCTCTGGGCGATGGTGGAGACGCCGCGCGGCATCCTCGCCGCGCAGGAGATCGCGGCGGCCAGGCTGTCGCGCCCCGTCGGGGCGCTGGTCGTGGGGCCGAACGACATCGTCCTGTCCACCGGCATCCGCCTTTCGCCGGGCCGGCCCGAGCTCGTGCCCTGGCTGATGCAGGTCGTGCTCGCCGCCAAGGCGGCCGGGGTGGCGGTGCTGGACGGCGTCTACAACGACTTCCGCGACGCGGAGGGACTGGCGCGTGAGTGCGCGCAGGCGCGCGCGCTCGGATTTGCCGGCAAGACGCTGATCCACCCGAACCAGATCGGCGCCGCGAACGCGGCCTTCGCGCCCTCGGCCGGGGAGATCGCGGCCGCCGAGCGCATCGTGGCCGCCTTCGCCCTGCCGGCCCATGCGGGGCGCGGCGTCATCTCGCTCGACGGGCGGATGGTGGAGCGCCTGCATCTCGAAGAGGCGAGGGCGCTTCTCGCCTTCCGCGACAGACTGGAGAACTGA
- a CDS encoding DUF1737 domain-containing protein: protein MKLYRLLTGIDDAAFCHKVSLALSKGWELAGSPAYAFDAAEQVMKCAQPVTKIVEGKDYDPSMKLGEQ, encoded by the coding sequence ATGAAGCTCTACCGCCTGCTCACCGGCATCGACGACGCCGCCTTCTGCCATAAGGTCTCGCTGGCCCTCTCCAAGGGCTGGGAGCTGGCCGGCAGCCCCGCCTACGCCTTCGACGCGGCCGAGCAGGTGATGAAATGCGCGCAGCCGGTGACGAAGATCGTCGAGGGCAAGGACTACGACCCCTCCATGAAGCTGGGCGAACAGTGA
- a CDS encoding TIGR02117 family protein: MRPGARRSAGAFLALALMIALALALGLVVPRPVAAPAAGGAHEIVLIANPIHTDIALPSTPPVLSRLRFLGAAGLPLDHPGLGHVLVGWGGREFYTRTPTWGELTPGAAFASVTLDDSVLRFELIPPLPADLGHTRRIVLSDAGLEALVTFIEATLARDEAGAPQVVEGAGYTPFDRFFEARGAFNILIGCNVWTSAALAAAGVSTGWWTPLPQLLFASLDLHS; this comes from the coding sequence ATGCGCCCCGGCGCCCGGCGCTCGGCCGGGGCCTTTCTCGCGCTCGCGCTCATGATCGCGCTTGCGCTTGCGCTCGGCCTCGTGGTGCCGCGCCCCGTGGCCGCGCCGGCGGCGGGGGGCGCGCATGAGATCGTCCTCATCGCCAACCCGATCCACACCGACATCGCGCTTCCCTCCACGCCCCCGGTCCTGTCGCGCCTCCGCTTCCTCGGCGCGGCGGGCCTGCCGCTCGATCATCCGGGCCTCGGCCACGTGCTCGTCGGCTGGGGCGGGCGGGAGTTCTACACGCGCACGCCCACCTGGGGCGAGCTGACGCCCGGAGCCGCCTTCGCCTCGGTGACACTGGACGATTCCGTCCTGCGCTTCGAGCTGATCCCGCCGCTGCCGGCCGATCTTGGCCATACGCGCCGGATCGTCCTGTCGGACGCCGGCCTGGAGGCGCTGGTCACCTTCATCGAGGCGACGCTGGCGCGGGACGAGGCCGGGGCGCCGCAGGTGGTGGAGGGGGCCGGCTACACCCCCTTCGACCGCTTCTTCGAGGCGCGGGGCGCCTTCAACATCCTGATCGGCTGCAATGTCTGGACATCGGCGGCGCTGGCGGCGGCGGGCGTCTCCACCGGCTGGTGGACGCCCCTGCCGCAATTGCTGTTCGCCTCCCTCGACCTGCATTCATAG
- a CDS encoding metallopeptidase family protein, which yields MAKLDRTGDWGARMAPSLEEFESLALEAYAALPDEFRALSGEIRFLIADFPEDAVVEEMGLESPFDILGLFEGRPLGESDVPMTFEMPNRILLYRRPILDYWAEHEETLGALVTHVLIHEIGHHFGLSDEDMEALEAGAD from the coding sequence ATGGCCAAGCTCGACCGCACCGGAGACTGGGGCGCCCGCATGGCGCCGAGCCTCGAGGAGTTCGAGAGCCTGGCGCTGGAAGCCTATGCGGCCCTGCCGGACGAGTTCCGCGCGCTCTCGGGCGAGATCCGCTTCCTGATCGCCGATTTTCCCGAGGACGCGGTGGTCGAGGAGATGGGGCTGGAGAGCCCCTTCGACATTCTCGGCCTGTTCGAGGGCCGTCCTTTAGGCGAATCGGACGTGCCGATGACCTTCGAGATGCCCAACCGCATCCTTCTCTATCGCCGGCCGATCCTCGACTACTGGGCCGAGCACGAGGAGACGCTGGGAGCGCTCGTCACCCATGTCCTGATCCACGAGATCGGCCACCATTTCGGCCTCTCGGACGAGGATATGGAAGCGCTGGAAGCGGGCGCCGACTGA
- a CDS encoding ImuA family protein, producing the protein MDSASGAARVAALRQAIARIEGTVGPRLRRGPVEGEAERNKVLSLGVPGLDKSLSGGLPACGLSELRVGEARDSGAGTGLALGLAALFGAAPGRPLLWIGQDLAFHEAGLACREGLAGFGLDPGALVVVRARRVEDAVWAGEEAARSGAPALTILEVRGNPKLLSLEGTRRLHLRARESGRPFLLLRQSAAGETSSAPVRLLVSPAASLGERAGRGRLIGAPVFRVRVEKAPGGRGGQFLLEWNLDEHRFEPARRAAPLSRPVAAAPAERPHPARQAGPRLALGRAS; encoded by the coding sequence GTGGATTCCGCTTCCGGGGCGGCGCGTGTGGCGGCCTTGCGCCAGGCGATCGCGCGTATCGAGGGCACGGTGGGACCGCGCCTGCGCAGGGGGCCGGTGGAGGGGGAGGCGGAGAGGAACAAAGTCCTTTCCCTGGGCGTGCCGGGGCTCGACAAGAGCCTCTCCGGCGGCCTGCCGGCCTGCGGGCTCAGCGAATTGCGGGTCGGCGAGGCGCGCGATTCGGGGGCGGGCACGGGCCTTGCGCTCGGGCTTGCCGCGCTTTTCGGCGCGGCCCCGGGGCGCCCTCTCCTGTGGATCGGGCAGGACCTGGCCTTCCACGAGGCGGGCTTGGCCTGCCGGGAGGGGCTGGCCGGATTCGGCCTCGACCCCGGGGCGCTGGTCGTGGTGCGCGCGCGCCGGGTGGAGGATGCCGTCTGGGCGGGGGAGGAGGCGGCGCGCTCGGGCGCGCCGGCGCTCACCATCCTCGAAGTGCGCGGCAACCCGAAGCTGCTCTCGCTGGAGGGCACGCGGCGCCTGCATCTGCGGGCGCGCGAAAGCGGCCGGCCCTTCCTGCTCCTGCGCCAGAGCGCGGCGGGCGAGACCAGCTCGGCCCCCGTGCGGCTTCTCGTCTCTCCCGCCGCCTCCCTCGGCGAGAGGGCCGGCCGCGGCCGGCTCATCGGCGCGCCGGTGTTCCGGGTGCGGGTGGAAAAGGCGCCCGGCGGGCGCGGCGGACAATTCCTTCTGGAGTGGAACCTCGATGAGCACCGTTTCGAGCCGGCGCGCCGTGCCGCCCCGCTTTCTCGCCCTGTGGCTGCCGCGCCTGCCGAGCGACCGCATCCGGCGCGCCAGGCTGGGCCGCGCCTGGCGCTCGGCCGCGCCTCCTGA
- a CDS encoding Y-family DNA polymerase translates to MGAGGGRQGEGRPLVLTEKIEGALRLAALCEEAEALGLSCGLGLAEARARFPGLEACESDPAAEARLLEGVADWCERFTPLVALDGADGLLLDISGCAHLFGGEAAMMEAIVAQVGAQGFAVQAAVAGHAGTARALVRHAPGTRLQEGEEARALAPLPVCALRLAPQAAALLSRLGLRRLGELMALPRAGLTRRFGRALADGLDEALGRRDRPIAPRRPAPLIIHERRLFEPIARQEDVLSIAGTLAERIAGDLEKRGEGARRLELSLFRVDGAVERVGVRLSAPSREPARLARLFKEKLAARGEELDAGFGYDLVKLSVLAADPLAERQVSLEEAQGGGEAVEALLDRLSARLGEVCVFGLEGVGSHRPERAQALRFGAAGDAGAAPFALSPRPLRLLARPEPVIATAEVPEGAPAQFRWRRALHRVARVEGPERIAPEWWREDAGAARDYWRVEDEEGRRYWLFREGHYGGETAPAWYLHGLFA, encoded by the coding sequence ATGGGCGCGGGCGGTGGCCGGCAAGGCGAAGGGCGGCCGCTCGTTCTCACCGAGAAGATCGAGGGCGCGCTGCGCCTCGCCGCCCTGTGCGAGGAGGCCGAGGCGCTGGGCCTTTCATGCGGGCTGGGGCTGGCGGAGGCGCGGGCGCGCTTTCCGGGCCTCGAAGCCTGCGAGAGCGACCCCGCCGCCGAGGCCCGGCTGCTGGAGGGCGTCGCCGACTGGTGCGAGCGCTTCACGCCGCTCGTGGCGCTCGACGGGGCGGACGGGCTCCTCCTCGACATTTCGGGCTGCGCCCATCTCTTCGGCGGCGAGGCGGCGATGATGGAGGCGATCGTCGCGCAGGTGGGCGCGCAGGGCTTCGCGGTGCAGGCCGCCGTGGCCGGCCATGCCGGCACGGCCCGCGCGCTGGTGCGTCATGCGCCGGGCACGCGCCTCCAGGAGGGGGAGGAGGCGCGCGCGCTGGCGCCGCTGCCGGTCTGCGCGCTGCGTCTGGCGCCGCAGGCGGCCGCGCTCCTGTCGCGCCTCGGTTTGCGGCGCCTCGGGGAATTGATGGCGCTGCCGCGCGCGGGGCTTACCCGCCGCTTCGGCCGCGCGCTGGCCGATGGCCTGGACGAGGCGCTGGGCCGCCGGGACCGCCCCATCGCCCCGCGCCGGCCCGCGCCCCTCATCATCCACGAGCGCCGCCTGTTCGAACCCATCGCGCGGCAGGAGGACGTCCTGTCCATCGCCGGCACGCTGGCGGAGCGCATCGCGGGGGATCTCGAAAAGCGGGGCGAGGGCGCACGGCGGCTGGAGCTGTCGCTGTTTCGCGTCGACGGGGCGGTGGAGCGCGTGGGCGTGCGCCTGTCGGCGCCCTCGCGCGAGCCGGCGCGCCTTGCCCGCCTGTTCAAGGAGAAGCTGGCCGCGCGGGGGGAGGAGCTGGATGCGGGCTTCGGCTACGATCTCGTCAAGCTGAGCGTCCTTGCCGCCGACCCCTTGGCGGAAAGGCAGGTCTCGCTGGAGGAGGCGCAGGGGGGCGGCGAGGCGGTGGAGGCGCTGCTCGACCGCCTGAGCGCGCGCCTCGGCGAGGTCTGCGTGTTCGGGCTGGAGGGCGTGGGGAGCCACAGGCCCGAGCGCGCCCAGGCGCTCCGCTTCGGGGCGGCGGGCGATGCGGGCGCGGCGCCCTTCGCCCTCTCGCCGCGCCCCTTGCGGCTCCTGGCGCGCCCCGAGCCCGTCATCGCCACCGCCGAGGTGCCGGAGGGCGCGCCGGCCCAGTTCCGCTGGCGTAGGGCGCTGCACCGGGTCGCCCGCGTGGAGGGCCCCGAGCGCATCGCCCCCGAGTGGTGGCGCGAGGATGCGGGCGCCGCGCGCGACTACTGGCGGGTGGAGGACGAGGAGGGCCGGCGCTACTGGCTGTTCCGCGAGGGCCATTACGGTGGCGAAACGGCGCCGGCCTGGTATCTGCACGGGCTCTTCGCATGA